The Geomonas ferrireducens DNA segment AAGACGGCGGGGATGCTCGTTTTCCAGGCCATCACCATGCCCGGCCGCGAGGTGGCGGGGCAGCACGATTTCTGGATCAACGAACGCGACGCCCTCCTCGAACCGGGGTGGCCGAAGATGTCCTTCATCGAGGAGCGCTTCGCCGGCGATCCTACCAACTGGTGGATCGCGAACCACGCGGGTATCGAGGCGATGCTCCGCTCCGCGGGTCTGCGCATCACCGGCCATCCCGGCGATGAAACCTACCTTTGCCAGCCCGATCCCATCCATCCTTCCTGCATGACCACCTGGAACCGGGCGGAATACCTGTCGGCTACCAATGGCGTTGGGTGAGGCACGGGTCGGGATTCCTCACTGACCATGTAAAATGTATACGCCTCCTCCCGTTTCCTTTTCTTGTTTACGCTATGTCGTTTGTGATATAACGTCTGCCTTCCTTGTTTTGTAAAACTCAGTCATAGATAAGCTTTACACAGTGGTCTCATGGCATATAATGTCTAAGCTTCCAGCGCAGACAGAGTAATGGACCTGTCTCTGCCATAGGAAGAACGACGAGGTGTTATTTTGAGTCAGGGCGCAAAACACGGCATTGAGCTTGAGGGGGCTCTCTGGTTCCACAAGGATGACCAGAAGTTCCTTGGGCTGGACCGGATCAAGCTGCTTGAGAAGATAGACGAGCTAGGCTCCATCACCAAGGCGGCGAAGGCGGTGGGGATCAGCTACAAGAACGCCTGGGACTTGGTCAACATGATCAACAACCTCGCCGAGAAACCGCTTGTCGAGCGGGTGACCGGCGGCAGGGGGGGCGGTGGGACGACCCTCACCCCGTACGGCAAAGATGTGGTGAAGCAGTACGGCGTGCTCCAGGAAGAGCACCGTAAATTCCTGGAGAATCTCGAGGGGAGGCTGGGCGACACAGCAAGCCTGTACCAGCTCCTGAGGAGGATTTCCATGAAAGTAAGCGCCCGCAACGTTTTGTCCGGAATCATCACCAGTATCACCCGGGGGCCGGTTAACGCCGAGGTCATCCTCACCCTCACCGGCGGGGCCCCGCTTGTCGCCGTCATCACCAACGGCGCCGTCGACAACCTTGCCCTCAGGGAAGGTGGCTCCGCCTACGCCATCATCAAGGCGAGCTCGGTCATGGTCGGCACCGACCTGCACGACGCGAAGATCAGCGCCCGCAACGTCATGTGCGGTACCGTCGTCAAGGTCATCGAGGGAGCGGTCTCCACGGAAATCGACGTCGAGGTGGGGGGCGGCAACACGATAAGCGCCGTGATCACGCACGAAAGCGGGACCACCCTGGGCCTCAAGGTCGGCGGACACGCCTGCACCCTCTTCAAGGCCTCAAGCGTCATCCTCGGCGTAAGCTGAAACCAGTAAGGGGACGAGACACACCGTCCCTTTTTCCGCGCGTGTCGCTATATCGGGAGCACTATCACGCTTCCCGGTACACATAAAAAAACATTTAAAAAGGAGTTGCCTGCATGAATCGAATCCTAAGAATGCTTCCCCTGTTCGTCGCCCTGTTCCTCCTGAGCGCGGTCGCCTCGGTCTCCACCGGTTGGGCCGCCGAGCAGAAGAACCTCATCCTCGCAACCACCACCTCCACCCAGGACTCCGGTCTTCTCGACGTGCTGATCCCGCTCTTCGAGAAGCAGACCGGCTACTTCGTGAAGACCATCTCGGTCGGTTCCGGCCAGGCCATGAAGATGGGTGAGAAGGGTGAGGCGGACGTGCTCCTCGTGCACTCCCCGGAGGCGGAGAAGAAGTTCATGGAAGGTGGCTTCGGCCAGAACAGAAAGCTCGTCATGCACAACGACTTCATCATCCTCGGACCTGCCAACGATCCCGCTAAGGTCCGCGGCACGAAGACCGCTGCC contains these protein-coding regions:
- a CDS encoding TOBE domain-containing protein is translated as MSQGAKHGIELEGALWFHKDDQKFLGLDRIKLLEKIDELGSITKAAKAVGISYKNAWDLVNMINNLAEKPLVERVTGGRGGGGTTLTPYGKDVVKQYGVLQEEHRKFLENLEGRLGDTASLYQLLRRISMKVSARNVLSGIITSITRGPVNAEVILTLTGGAPLVAVITNGAVDNLALREGGSAYAIIKASSVMVGTDLHDAKISARNVMCGTVVKVIEGAVSTEIDVEVGGGNTISAVITHESGTTLGLKVGGHACTLFKASSVILGVS